GCCGCTGTTCAGCGCCAGCGTCAGCATGAAACCCTCGATCTTTCCCATGGAGGCCAGACCGGCAACCAGTCGGGGCAAACCGAAATAAATCATGAAAAGCTACCCGATAAAGGGCGTGCCGCGGAAAAAAGAGACGTAAAGCTTGCAGAGGGGCTTCAAGATCGGGACGTCATAGACGATCGGGAGCGTCGCCGTCAGCCCCAGAAAAAGCGCCGCCGCAAACGGCAGAACGGTTATCAAAAGCGTCCTCGGCAAGGCCGGCAGCATCTTCACAAAGACCCGCCCGACGAATTCCAGATCCATGAACGCCTCCGCTTAATGCGTTACGGTAAAGTCGAAGTCAAACCACTTTTCGGAAATGCGTCGCAGCGTACCGTCTTCTCTCATCGCCTTGAGCGTCTTATTCGTCGCCTCGCGCAGCGCGTCGCCCTGCGGAGTTTTGGCGAAGGGATACGCGCTTTCGAAGTAAAGCCCGCCGCCGATGAGCACCTTGATCTTGTCTGCGCCAAAGCGCTGGATGGCCTCGATGGCGATCGTCTGAGACTGGACGCAGGCGTCGATTTTCCCCATGACGACGTCCTGCATGGCCGTGTCGTCGAAGTAGACCCGCTTGATCTTGACGTTGTTTTCTTTTTCGATCCGATCGATGAACTCCTCGTCGACGGAGCCGGGCACCATGCCGATCGTCAACCCGTCGAGATCTTTGAACGTCTTCGCTTCGGTCTCGGGACGCGACATGAGGTTCTGCTCGTCGTAAAGATAGGGGTCGCTGAAGTTGTAGATCTCTCTGCGTTTTTCGGTGGGCGCCAGCGTGTTGGCGACCGTGTCCAAGCGGCCGTCGCCGATCATTCCCAGGAGACTCGAAAAGGGCATCTGCTCGAACGCGACTTTCCAGCCGTTCCTCTTGGCGATCTCGTTCCACACGTCGACCTCGAAACCTTCCAGCTCGCCCTTGTCGTTCAGGACCGTGAAGCCGGACGTCGAGCCGTCCATGCCGACGCGGACGGATGCCTTTTCTGTTTCGACACCGCGGAATCCAGGCAGACTGTCAAAAAACAAGGCGCTTCTCCGACGCGTTCACTGGGCGCGGGCGTTCGTCGTCCAGCGGAGCAGGCGCTTTTTGATCTGCTCGAAAAACTGCATCACCACGACCAGCACCAGCACCATGAACAGGAATCCCGCCCAGGTGTAGTCGTACAGCCCGAACTCGGCGTATTTTTTCACGAAAAAGCCCATGCCGTACTGCGCGCCGTACATCTCCGAGTAGACCAGCATCACGAAGGTGCTGCGCAGCGAGTTGACGAATCCGGCGAGGATCGCCGGGCTGGCCGCCGGCAGGATGACCTTGACAAGCCGCTT
Above is a genomic segment from Pyramidobacter piscolens W5455 containing:
- a CDS encoding L-cystine transport system permease protein TcyL; the encoded protein is MDLEFVGRVFVKMLPALPRTLLITVLPFAAALFLGLTATLPIVYDVPILKPLCKLYVSFFRGTPFIG
- a CDS encoding transporter substrate-binding domain-containing protein translates to MFFDSLPGFRGVETEKASVRVGMDGSTSGFTVLNDKGELEGFEVDVWNEIAKRNGWKVAFEQMPFSSLLGMIGDGRLDTVANTLAPTEKRREIYNFSDPYLYDEQNLMSRPETEAKTFKDLDGLTIGMVPGSVDEEFIDRIEKENNVKIKRVYFDDTAMQDVVMGKIDACVQSQTIAIEAIQRFGADKIKVLIGGGLYFESAYPFAKTPQGDALREATNKTLKAMREDGTLRRISEKWFDFDFTVTH